Proteins from a genomic interval of Lolium perenne isolate Kyuss_39 chromosome 1, Kyuss_2.0, whole genome shotgun sequence:
- the LOC127312878 gene encoding uncharacterized protein isoform X2 yields the protein MAMRRVSRLLPRAPTRPLHAPLLNYGQMCSRLRRLGATNADEAAQAATQVGHIGRPATAGADLDTVTTMEVTPPALLPLPSAQIWPSASDISQRTMAKSSARKETAPARPPATLPQQHMFPGAPSSSSANPSTPQHLYPHGSSYTNPLNQWARGEEQKQ from the exons ATGGCCATGCGCCGCGTCTCTCGCCTGCTCCCGCGGGCACCGACGCGACCGCTCCACGCGCCGCTGCTTAATTACGGCCAGATGTGCTCCCGACTGCGGAGATTGGGGGCCACCAACGCCGATGAGGCCGCGCAGGCGGCGACGCAG GTCGGCCACATCGGCCGCCCCGCCACCGCTGGCGCCGACCTCGACACCGTCACCACCATGGAGGTAACCCCGCCCGCCCTCCTCCCACTCCCCTCGGCCCAGATCTGGCCCTCCGCGTCCGATATTTCCCAAAGAACCATGGCGAAATCTAGTGCTCGCAAGGAGACGGCCCCAGCCCGGCCGCCGGCGACCTTGCCACAGCAGCACATGTTCCCCGGCGCCCCATCGAGCTCCTCCGCCAATCCCTCCACACCACAGCACCTGTACCCTCACGGCAGCTCCTACACAAACCCCTTGAATCAATG GGCTAGAGGAGAAGAGCAGAAGCAGTGA
- the LOC127312878 gene encoding uncharacterized protein isoform X1, whose product MAMRRVSRLLPRAPTRPLHAPLLNYGQMCSRLRRLGATNADEAAQAATQVGHIGRPATAGADLDTVTTMEVTPPALLPLPSAQIWPSASDISQRTMAKSSARKETAPARPPATLPQQHMFPGAPSSSSANPSTPQHLYPHGSSYTNPLNQWRPMYTPATDGLLSFGQLPPMHPYNFRSLPIHHLEGHPNMKNLHFG is encoded by the exons ATGGCCATGCGCCGCGTCTCTCGCCTGCTCCCGCGGGCACCGACGCGACCGCTCCACGCGCCGCTGCTTAATTACGGCCAGATGTGCTCCCGACTGCGGAGATTGGGGGCCACCAACGCCGATGAGGCCGCGCAGGCGGCGACGCAG GTCGGCCACATCGGCCGCCCCGCCACCGCTGGCGCCGACCTCGACACCGTCACCACCATGGAGGTAACCCCGCCCGCCCTCCTCCCACTCCCCTCGGCCCAGATCTGGCCCTCCGCGTCCGATATTTCCCAAAGAACCATGGCGAAATCTAGTGCTCGCAAGGAGACGGCCCCAGCCCGGCCGCCGGCGACCTTGCCACAGCAGCACATGTTCCCCGGCGCCCCATCGAGCTCCTCCGCCAATCCCTCCACACCACAGCACCTGTACCCTCACGGCAGCTCCTACACAAACCCCTTGAATCAATG GAGGCCAATGTATACCCCTGCAACCGATGGCTTGCTAAGTTTTGGGCAGTTGCCGCCAATGCATCCTTATAATTTCCGATCTCTGCCTATCCACCATCTTGAAGGACACCCAAATATGAAGAATTTGCACTTT GGCTAG
- the LOC127312878 gene encoding uncharacterized protein isoform X3 — protein sequence MVGHIGRPATAGADLDTVTTMEVTPPALLPLPSAQIWPSASDISQRTMAKSSARKETAPARPPATLPQQHMFPGAPSSSSANPSTPQHLYPHGSSYTNPLNQWRPMYTPATDGLLSFGQLPPMHPYNFRSLPIHHLEGHPNMKNLHFG from the exons ATG GTCGGCCACATCGGCCGCCCCGCCACCGCTGGCGCCGACCTCGACACCGTCACCACCATGGAGGTAACCCCGCCCGCCCTCCTCCCACTCCCCTCGGCCCAGATCTGGCCCTCCGCGTCCGATATTTCCCAAAGAACCATGGCGAAATCTAGTGCTCGCAAGGAGACGGCCCCAGCCCGGCCGCCGGCGACCTTGCCACAGCAGCACATGTTCCCCGGCGCCCCATCGAGCTCCTCCGCCAATCCCTCCACACCACAGCACCTGTACCCTCACGGCAGCTCCTACACAAACCCCTTGAATCAATG GAGGCCAATGTATACCCCTGCAACCGATGGCTTGCTAAGTTTTGGGCAGTTGCCGCCAATGCATCCTTATAATTTCCGATCTCTGCCTATCCACCATCTTGAAGGACACCCAAATATGAAGAATTTGCACTTT GGCTAG